TCCCTGGCCCCCGAGATTCCGAATACCGCCGCCATCTCGCTCACCCCGGGAGATTTCATTGTCATTGATGGGCCGAGTTCGGTTACCACGAATTCCAAGAATTACCTGGTGTCTGACGTCAGCAATAGTTCGATGACCTGGACTGCCACGTGGACGTCGAGCTGGCTGAGCCTGTCGCACTACGGCGGGGCTCTCGCTGCCGGCGGGGACACGAACGTCGTGGTTTCCATCAACGGGAATGCGACCACCCTTGCGAATGGGACTTATTTGGACACGATTAGCTTCGTCAACACGGTTAACGGCCAGGGCAACACGACCCGCGGGGTGTCGCTGACGATCACCGGGAGCGTGGTGGTTGTGGGTGGGTACGCCGCGTGGCAGACCCAGTATTTTGGTTGCACCGGCTGTCCGCAGGCACAGGGCGGGGCCGATCCGTTTGGCAAGGGAATGAGCAACACCAACCAGTTCCTGGCGGGATTTGATCCCACCAATAAATCCGCCTATGTCCACATCACCGCCGTCTCCAAGACGAACGCTACGGACGTCCGCGTGGACTACCTGGGGGCCAGCGGTAATAGCAGCAACCCGCCACCGATAGCGTCGCGCACCAATGTGCTGGAGTTCACCACGGGTACTGGTGGCAATTACAACAGCAACAGCTTCGCCAGCACGGGTCAAACCAACATCCTGAGTGGCGGGGCGGGCCAGGGATTGCTGACCAACATGGTGGATCCGGGCGGTGCGACCGCAGGCGCAACGCGATACTATCGCGTTCGCGTGCTGGTGCCGTAATTGTAAGCAAAGTCTGAAATCGAAAGCGCTGGTGTTCCCAAATTGGGGACACCAGCGCTTGTTTTTAGGAATTAATTTTGCTGCGGACGGCGTTGGCCAGAGTGGTGTTACCTTTTTGGATCGCCAGGTCGAGGGCCTTGCGGTAATGCTGTGACGCCTCGGTTGTTCGACCTTGCGCGGCAAGCATCAAGCCCAGATTGAAGTGTGCCTCCGCGTAGTCGGGTTTAATCCGCAATGCCTGCTCCCAATGTTTCATCGCCTCCGGGACCCGGCCTGATTCAGCCAGGGCGACTCCCAAATTATAGTGAGCTTCGGCGAAATCGGGTTTAAGCCGCAGCGCCTCGTCATAATGCCCGATCGCTTCCTGGAACCTGTCCAGTTGCGCCAGGGTAACTCCGAGATTGTAGTGGGCCTCGGCAAGATCAGGCTTGATCTGTAGCGCCTGTTGAAACTGTTCGATGGCCTCTTCTGGCTTGTCAGCCTGACGGAAGACGGTACCCAGGTTGTTGTGGGCGAGCCAGGCATCGGGATTTTTCGCCACCGTATCCCGCCAGAGAGTTTCGAGATCGCGATAGGCGTGCGCCTGCCCCCAGGTGGCGGTTCCCAACAGCAGCAGAACGATGGAGCCTGCCAGGGGCCCAAGCCCGCGACATCGCTGGCCGGCTTGTTGGAAGACCGCTGCGCAGGCGCCAACAGCCAACGCGATCAGCCCGATGCCGGCCAGATACTGAAAATGATCGGCAACATAGGAGTAGCGGAAGGGATAGACATTGATGAAACCCAACGCGGGCGCCAGGGTGATCCCGAAAAACAACACGGCCACCAGCGGCCCTTTTCCAATCCGGGCTCGCAGGGACCACAGCGCGACCAGCACCATCACGGCGGCCAATGGATACGAATACTGCCAGGCCGCGCCGGCATCGATTTCCCAGTGCGGGTAAATGAAAGTAAGGTGGCGCGGCCAGCACAGTTTACCCGCGTAGAACCACAGGGCCCGTCCCGCAATGAGACAACGCTGGACAAACGACAGATTCCAGTCCGTTCCGACGGCGACCAGGTGTTGCTCCATCCATCTCGTCATGAACCCCGCCACGGCCCCCAGGACAAACCACGGCGCCAACGCCAGGCCGTCCCGCCTCTCCAGCCGACCTGTTTTCCACCAGATCAGCAACAGCAGCACTGCCGGTAACGAACATGTCACCGTTTTGCTTAACAGCGCGCATACAAACAATCCCAAGGCCAGCCAATAGAACCGCCAGTCCGACTTGCGGGCTGGCTCCCCGGCCGTTAACGGTCGAAATCGGAGCCAGGCCAGCGCGGCCAATAGGTAGAATAGTCCCGAAAGGGTGTTCTTGCGCTCGGTGACCCACGCCACCGATTCCACGGTCACAGGATGAAGAGCGAAGATGGCCGCGGCCCACCATGACCCCGCAATCCCCAGCCGCCGCAGCACGCGCCACAGCAGCACTGCGTTCGCGGCATGCAGGAGGACATTGACCAGATGATACCCGAACGGCCGCACCCCCCAGAGATGGTACTCCGCCCAAAAGCTGGTAAAGACCAGGGGGTAATACTGGTAGGTAACCCCGGGCCTGAACCAGATCGCTTCCAATCCACCCAGGGACCGAAGCGTCGGGTTGTCCGTAACATAGGAGTCGTCATCCCAAATGAATCCCCCGCGCAGCGCCGGGAGGTAGGCCACCACCGTCAGCAAGATGATCAATGCCGCGCCTGCGGCCGGAGCTTTCCACGCGTCCTTCATCAGTTGGGTTGCCCTTCTTATCGCGCCATCCCGTTCTCCATGTCAACGGCAACCCAACCAGCGCCAATCTGGCTCCGCATCGCCTATGATAGGAACGGGGAATGTCCAACCTAGGGCAGGTCGGACTGCCCCATGAGATAACGGTCACACTCGCGGGCGGCGCCCCGTCCTTCATTGAAGGCCCAGACCACCAGGCTTTGCCCGCGGCGACAGTCCCCCGCTGCGAAGACGCCGGGGATACTGGTCGTGTAAGCGCCATGGAGCGCTTTCACGTTGGAACGCTCGTCGCGTTCGATACCCAACTGCTGGAGCAATTGGTCTTCCGGGCCGAGAAAACCCATGGCGAGCAGCGCGAGTTGGCAGGGGACAATCTTTTCCGTACCGGCAACTTCCTTGGGTACGAACCGTCCCTTGTCATCTTTCTCCCACGCAATCTGGACGATTTCGACTTCCTTCAAGCGGCCCTGCTCGTCGCCGATGAAACGCCTCGCGGTCACGCAATAGACACGCGGATCGTCCCCGAAAATCGCCGCCGCTTCTTCCTGACCGTAGTCGAGTTTGTACACCTTGGGCCACTCGGGCCAGGGATTATTGCCCGCGCGCTGAAGCGGGGGTTTCGGCAAAATCTCAAGTTGGACGAGGCTCTTGCAACCGTGACGCATCGAGGTGCCCACGCAGTCGGTACCCGTGTCCCCGCCACCGATGACCATGACATCTTTCCCCTCGGCAGAGATGAATTCGCCGTTGCGATGGCCACTGAGCACGCTCTGCGTGTTGGTGGTGAGAAATTCCATCGCGAAATGTACGCCCTTGAGCTGGCGTCCTGCGATTGGCAAATCGCGCGGTTTGGTGGCGCCAGTGCAGAGGACGGTCGCATGAAATTCTTCCAGGAGTTTCTTCGCCGGATAATTCTTTCCGACTTCGGTTTTGGCGAGGAACTCCACCCCTTCACTCGCAAGCAAGTCAACGCGGC
This Verrucomicrobiia bacterium DNA region includes the following protein-coding sequences:
- a CDS encoding tetratricopeptide repeat protein, giving the protein MKDAWKAPAAGAALIILLTVVAYLPALRGGFIWDDDSYVTDNPTLRSLGGLEAIWFRPGVTYQYYPLVFTSFWAEYHLWGVRPFGYHLVNVLLHAANAVLLWRVLRRLGIAGSWWAAAIFALHPVTVESVAWVTERKNTLSGLFYLLAALAWLRFRPLTAGEPARKSDWRFYWLALGLFVCALLSKTVTCSLPAVLLLLIWWKTGRLERRDGLALAPWFVLGAVAGFMTRWMEQHLVAVGTDWNLSFVQRCLIAGRALWFYAGKLCWPRHLTFIYPHWEIDAGAAWQYSYPLAAVMVLVALWSLRARIGKGPLVAVLFFGITLAPALGFINVYPFRYSYVADHFQYLAGIGLIALAVGACAAVFQQAGQRCRGLGPLAGSIVLLLLGTATWGQAHAYRDLETLWRDTVAKNPDAWLAHNNLGTVFRQADKPEEAIEQFQQALQIKPDLAEAHYNLGVTLAQLDRFQEAIGHYDEALRLKPDFAEAHYNLGVALAESGRVPEAMKHWEQALRIKPDYAEAHFNLGLMLAAQGRTTEASQHYRKALDLAIQKGNTTLANAVRSKINS
- a CDS encoding glutamate synthase subunit beta; translation: MGKPTGFLEIKRELPADRSSQERIRDWKEFHLHMPVQKLQEQGARCMDCGVPFCHTGTLLSGMASGCPINNLIPEWNDLVYRGLWKEALARLHKTNNFPEFTGRVCPAPCEGSCVLGINEPAVTIKNIEVAIIDRGWDEGWVTAEPPKARTGKRVAVIGSGPAGLCAAAQLNRAGHTVTVFERADRIGGLLMYGIPNMKLDKSLVQRRVDLLASEGVEFLAKTEVGKNYPAKKLLEEFHATVLCTGATKPRDLPIAGRQLKGVHFAMEFLTTNTQSVLSGHRNGEFISAEGKDVMVIGGGDTGTDCVGTSMRHGCKSLVQLEILPKPPLQRAGNNPWPEWPKVYKLDYGQEEAAAIFGDDPRVYCVTARRFIGDEQGRLKEVEIVQIAWEKDDKGRFVPKEVAGTEKIVPCQLALLAMGFLGPEDQLLQQLGIERDERSNVKALHGAYTTSIPGVFAAGDCRRGQSLVVWAFNEGRGAARECDRYLMGQSDLP